One window from the genome of Nicotiana tomentosiformis chromosome 5, ASM39032v3, whole genome shotgun sequence encodes:
- the LOC104100310 gene encoding large ribosomal subunit protein mL54-like produces MALSYIKSLRNANFLKEVIQIGGCRTFAVGGGKKKGGKGGGASDAPKASSISKEVKASTVVGANILKDGADPKVLADSEYPDWLWHLLDKRPALSELRRKDLESLPYDDLKRFVKLDTRARIKENNSIRAKN; encoded by the coding sequence ATGGCATTAAGTTATATCAAATCATTGAGAAACGCTAACTTTCTCAAGGAGGTTATTCAAATAGGAGGCTGCAGAACATTTGCTGTTGGGGGTGGTAAGAAGAAGGGCGGAAAAGGTGGCGGTGCTTCAGATGCTCCAAAGGCATCATCGATTAGCAAAGAAGTCAAGGCCAGTACAGTCGTCGGGGCAAATATTCTCAAGGATGGAGCAGATCCAAAAGTGTTGGCCGACTCAGAATACCCAGATTGGCTGTGGCACCTACTGGATAAACGCCCGGCACTTAGCGAACTGAGGAGGAAGGATCTCGAGTCTCTCCCTTACGACGATCTCAAACGTTTTGTCAAGCTGGATACCCGAGCTAGGATCAAGGAAAATAATTCTATTAGGGCCAAGAATTGA